From Panthera tigris isolate Pti1 chromosome B4, P.tigris_Pti1_mat1.1, whole genome shotgun sequence:
gtgttttagAATATGGTAATCTTCCTTAAAGGAAAGACTAAcagtataatttaatatttgataCACAGGAAGTTCTTGAAATTTCAAGGATCtgtgttatataaataaatgtaagaaacagaagacaaatcAGGTACATCTAAATCTGACAGGTTTTTATAGGAAAAactgaataaaggaaaatatacatatgcacatgtacataatatgcatatacatgtacgCAATAGTTTTCTCGTGAAATACTTAGAGAAAGGCAGTTTTTGATTCCCTTGTCACTATAGAACAGAATGGCCATCttgtttccattcattttctGTAACCAGTACTATGGTATATACAAGTTAATACTGATGTATCAAATATGGTAATaggccaaataaataaataaaagtgaagatcACATCTGAGATATTGGGTTGGAAGCTGAAATAACAAAGTTCTAGTGAAGTTCAGAATCTATTTTAttagcattaaaataaaagtaaacaaaaacaattttgtcAGTGCACACAGATAAGAACTTAAGACATTCAGAAGTCAAGGGATTTAATGTTAAGATTCCAGAAATTAATGCTATGCTTTTAATAGTAGCATTCTTTCAGGCTTATCTTTATGACCCATGGCTGTCTACCATAGGACCTCCTAAACCCAAAACAGaacttgtttgggattttttaaaaaatgtgcaaatttacataataaaactACCTGACCACAACTACTTTTCGCAATTGACTGCTTTCaagttctttgtgtttattttttataactatgATCATgcatttaaacttattttttaaaatttatttaacattttaatttatttaaaaaatctctacaccaaacatggggctcaaactcgcaatcccgagatcaacagtcacatgctctttcaagtgagccagccaggtgcccctcaagttgtGTTTAATTCCACTGATATTACATAATAAAACTGGGACTATAGTTGGTTATTGGCAAGAAGACACAAGTAAGAATAGTACTTCCTTCCATATGCAATTGACTCAGTTTTCAATGCTAAGCTTGGACACTTTGATACATCAGTCACCAATAAGAGTCTTATGTGTTCCCCCAACCCTGAACATTTTCCGATTATCATTATTTGAAAAATCTGACTAGATCTCCCCTTAATCACATCTCAGTATGTCTACATCTTATTCCTTATGACTCCATTATATgagttagaataaaataaaatcaccatgtAAAACAAATTGGCTTGGGTAGTTTGGGAGCTCTTTAAAACAATGACATATGCTTAGTTACCTTATAGTTACCATAATTTCTCATTATGttgctttttcctctttaaaataggCCACAGGTGTAttggtatatttttattgtagataaaataatttatctagAGACCATGTATCTAGCAAACTCGAGAGTCTGTAACACAGATAGAAcctttgaaaaaacaaagaaagcccaGGTATACAAAGATATTCCAATAGTCCATACTTCAGAGGATACACACTTAATTCATAGGGTAAAAACTTCAATAGAaacatctttacttttttttttttctaattaaaaaaaatttaaagtaatccctatgcccaacatggggcttaaactcatgaccttgagatcaagagttgtatactctatggactgaaccagccaggcacccccatatttactcttatttaaaaattctcacaAGTATCTGTAACATATTTTAGAAccttaataaaaagtaaaaatgtttcccAGGCTCCATAGTTTTCAAAAAGTACATATTAATTCATAGCAAAGCACCTTAAGTTCCTCCTTGggcatcttatttttcattttagacaaaTTCCCTATGCACTTGGTGGTCTGGATCTTGGCTTGCAGTAAATTACAAAGCAAATGCAGAACTGATTAGGGCAGGCACATTCCCACCCAACCTCGGGCCAATGGGTCGCATCTTTAGGTGGTAATAAGGGTATAAGAAATAGACATAAGGTTTGAAAATATAGCAAACTAGGGTCATTTAGTGAGAAGGGAAATACTCCTCAATAGCTTCTAGCCATGTTAATATATTTGGGTCCAATATAATAGGTGAAATTCATAGTAATGCCCATTAattattagaaaaacatttaaaaatattaagtatattgctttaaaaaagcagagaagttattttggaaatatttctatttaaaatggccaaaatgaaataaattttattgcttAAAAGGGTAAGCTTTGATTATCTGGATAATCCAAGTGTGTGAATATCTCACTTACTTGCTGCTAATGTAGGATAAAGTGAGGCATAtcaaaataacataaaagcaTGGAAACAATAAGTTTACGTATAACAATATGGTCATCAAAATAAATGTagtgcatttaaaaatcattatcaattcctttattttctggattATATTCTTCtaaagttcccttttctcttgtATTTGAATATACCATAAAATCATGAACTTTTCCTTTTAGAACATCCAGTTCATTTTGCATCTTTAATATGCTATTATCATACTGAATTCCTTCAAGGGTTTTCTGCATCTCCATTATTTCAGATACTGCTTTCAGCATATCATCTTCCATATTAAACATCTGAGTAGtcaagtcttctatttttttttctgtccctatCAGATCCTGAGAGACCCTGAGAACAGAGCGAATAGCACTTTCAATTGCTGGCAAATGTGTCTTGCATTCTTCAACTTTGGGTTCATAGCTGGAAAGCTTATGAGTCAGGTCTTCATCTCTGGCAAAGAGAGCATGCTGTTCCTCTTCTAACTTTTCAACTGCTTTTGTATCAGAGCCAAGCTGCTCTTCTACTCGCAGAAGATCCtcttcttcttgtctttttaCTGTTCTAATATTTCTTAGTGTGCTATCTTCCAAATCTTTTAGCCTTTCAGTGagcaattttatttcttgttcagcTGAGTTAATTTGGACAGTAACTTGAGAATGTATGTGTTTTGATTCTGATTTGAAAGTGTCTGTATTAACATTCATTTCATCTAGGCTTCTTTTCCAGAAATCTGAAACATTCTGGAATTTCTCATTAAGGCTTTGCATCTTTTGGGTGAGCAGCTCTTCACTATTTTGAATGTCATGCATGGTACTTTGCAGGCTGGATACTTCCTGCTCAAACTGGGTCACCAAGGACATGGATGATGCAGCTTCCTGCAGGATACTTTCAGTAGACTCAAGCTGTATTTATAACACAAAACAATTCCCAAAGCTACTTAATAACTTTTATATTAGGGAAACACACTTTAACAATCACACCCCCAGTTCAAATTCTGAATATGTCTGAGATATCCAATTATATCAGAAGCATAAtgacagaaaaacattttaaataaatgcgaTAGATTAGCACTATGGTAGAAAAACATGCACCTGAATTTATAAGTCtaaatatttgcacattttcATGGAAGGAtattcaagaaagaaataatgtcaaAGAAGCCTGAAGTAtatcacatttccttcttttcttactcCAATGGAGAGCAACCTAGTTgtcatttttatagttatttggctttttttagaAACTGTAACCTAGTTAATTCTAGTTAATCACAGAATTCTAGTTAATCATAGAATTCTAGTTAATCATagatttatttcttaagttctatgattctggaagagtttgtgccTGAAAATTTCTTGACTGACCTCTTACAGAGAAGGTACCAGAATCAGATCTTATAGCtataacaaaggcaaaaatgaataaaaatcatgtTCAGTGAGGCAACTCACATCAAATAGTAATCTGTGCTAATAAGTATATTTCGGTAAAGTTTCTGGCATCTCCTCATATGTGCCTAGAATAGAGACAGGTCAAGCTGTGGACCTCTTTTAGTCTAAACTTACGTATAGATAACAGCCTTAGAGACTACAGGAAGGTCTAGAATGATCATtaacttattaaatatttcagcatAGTGTTGAAGACATAATACTATAAAAGACATGGTTCTGCCCTTAGGCAGCTTAGTTTAATTGAGGAGAAAGCCAAGTCTACGTGTGTTATGACAGGGGAAGAATTATGGAAGCACTTACATGGGGCACCAAAACCAGACTTCAATGATCAAGGAAAATATTCCAGAAGTATTATCTAATGTCTGCTTCTAGTTACTTTTTTAAATCATCCTACACACTAGAGCCaaattaagcttttaaaaactgccaTGAACATGATGGtacaacattaaaaaacccacaatgttTCCTAATACTTCTAATATGATAAAGTCCTAAATTTATCTCTATATGCTATTCTTCCCTCCTTGTTGCTTAGCTAAGTTGTCTTTCCTTTAAGGTTCAGACCAGATCTCACCCCTCAGTGCAGCATTCCTCCACAGCCCTAGCCCTGACAGCCCAAACTCCTGGAGCACCTATTGTGTTGTGTAATTTGACACCTGTTTGGTACTTAGCACACATAATTAAAGAATTTTTGAGTGTTCGCTCTGTGCCAGACCTTGTGCTACACACTAGGTATGAAAATATAGACATAATATGGTTCCTGACTTTATAACAGGACAGAAGAGACAGCACTTTGGATCTTTTACATCACATTCTGGAGATCTATTAAGATTTATTGATCATcggggtgcctcagtcggttaggcgtccgactctcagttttggctctcatgatctcacagttttgtgagtttcagccctgcattgggctctgcgctgacaatgcggagcctgcttgggattttctctctctctctctctactcctcccctgctcatgctgtctttctctcaaaataaataaataaacttaaaaaataaaagatttcttgaTTATCCTCTGTTCCATTATTAGGCATCAGGGGTATAGAGATAAAAAACACAGTGTTGGCTCTAAAGAGCAGTAAAGGAGGCAAATTAATGACAACAAAAACTGACAATAGATTATGATTCGTGTCATGACAGAATTAGCATGGGGAGAATGGATGCTTTGAGGGGAGATCAGCAGTCTGAAATGAGGAAAGGCTTAGAAGTGACTCCGAAATCTGACTCTTCAACAGACTGATGTTATTAGGTGAAGATATGAAAGCTTCTAAATTCCTTGGGGAAGAAAGCATGTCTAATGCTTTTTTGTAGCCCCTGTATCTTATGGTATAAAAAACATGTTTGTTGATATTTAGGAAGAATGGCCATAAACCTTCTAGGCCTACCCAGTCAAGATCTGAAGCAATCCCAGGTGAAAGCTAGGAACAATGTGTGACCAAATATAATAAAACCACTCTGAAgccttgtttaaaaattatttttatgggtgcctggctggttcagtcaatagagcatgcaactcttgatcccggggttgtaagttcgagtcccacattgagtgtagacattacttaaaaataaaattttcaggggcgcctgggtggctcagtcggttaagcgtccgacttcagctcaggttatggtatcacggtctgtgagttcgagccccgcgtcgagctctgtgctgacagctcggagcctagagcctgcttcggattctgtgtctccctctctctctgaccctcccccgttcatgctctgtctctctcgatctcaaaaataaataaacattaaaaaataaataaataaataaaaataaaataaaatcttcaggggtgcctgggtggctcagttggttgagcatctaattggtttcggctcaagtcatgatatcacggttcgtgggttcgaggcccatgttggaCTCTTGTGCTGGCAGTgtacaacctgcttgggatcctctctccctgcccctccgctgctcacatgctctatctcaaaataaataaacttaaaaaaaaaataagatctttaaaaaattatttttaatgtacacaTGTAGCTATAATACAAGAtcctttagaaaatttttttttaattttttttaacatttattcattttttgagatagagtgtgagtgggggaggggcggagagagagggagacacagaatccgaagcaggctccaggctctgagctgtcagcacag
This genomic window contains:
- the LOC102964052 gene encoding inhibitor of nuclear factor kappa-B kinase-interacting protein isoform X1; amino-acid sequence: MFEVKSRKKSGPKGAPSEPGKRSDGGKNPEARGGGGGGWADPRTGVSLLSLGTCLGLAWFVFQQSEKFAKVESQYQLLKIETNKFQGLQSKISLISEKLESTESILQEAASSMSLVTQFEQEVSSLQSTMHDIQNSEELLTQKMQSLNEKFQNVSDFWKRSLDEMNVNTDTFKSESKHIHSQVTVQINSAEQEIKLLTERLKDLEDSTLRNIRTVKRQEEEDLLRVEEQLGSDTKAVEKLEEEQHALFARDEDLTHKLSSYEPKVEECKTHLPAIESAIRSVLRVSQDLIGTEKKIEDLTTQMFNMEDDMLKAVSEIMEMQKTLEGIQYDNSILKMQNELDVLKGKVHDFMVYSNTREKGTLEEYNPENKGIDNDF